aaTCAACCATGACCAATTTTTTAGTCAACtgcgaccaatttaaatggtcatgATATCGTACTGGTGTGCTGCATTTTGATTGGTCTGTGGGCGTTTCACACGGATCGTGGATCGAACACCGTCGGATGCTCGCGGATCCAACGGCAGTCCTCACCCCAAGCCCACCTAAGCCAAAACCCTAGTCCTCGTGGACATTTTCCATCCACCCCCATCCTTTATTTCTCCTTCCCTCCCGCGACCTCCTCTCCCCCGATCCTTCGGTCGGCCGGCGCGACCTCCGCTCCACATCCTCCGGCCCCGCTAACGACCTCCTACCCCAACGCCGGCGCGCGGCAGATCCAACCCAGCAGCCGCCCCTTCTCCCCTGTCTCCTCCTCCCATCAGACCCATCGCCGCCGCGacctcctcatctcctcctcccTTCAGATCCATCCACCCGATGCCGCCCCTTCTCCCCCGTCTCCTCCTCCCATCAgatccatcgccgccgccacctcctcttcCCTTCAGATCCATCCACCCGCTGCCACCCCTTAACCCCTTCTAACCCCTTCTCCAGTGGAACCGCATCTCCCCGAGCACCGCTGCCGCTGTTGATCACCCGCTGCCGGAGGGGTCCGCGATGCATCCTGAGCCAATCACGCTCTACGGCGGAGAGGCGATGGATTCAGCAGGCGCCTCGAAGCCCGATGAGGAGGTGGCTGCCTACCAGAGCAGCGAGGCCAAGCAGGCGAGGCTGCAGTCCATGGTCGCGGCGCTCCTCGACGACCCCATTCTAGCCGACCTCCTGAGGAAGCCCCCGCTGGCGGACGTGGACACGCTCATCAACCTCGAGCTCGGCACCACCATGAGGGTGACCGTCGTCAATCTGGACAACACCTCGTTTGGTATAATATGGCCCTCTTCGAACCCCGCGCACATTTTTGTCCAAATCACTTACCGTGAGTTTATCCCACATCTCAATTCGTGTTCCTCTTGTCGTTGGGGTGACTGATACAGATGTCGCGGTGTTGAACACTGCTACGCTCAAGGATTTGAAGCTGGCTATCAGGAAATGATAGTCAGATTTATTTGTCTGAAACTGTGGAAGGATGAATTCTGACATCCATGTCATCTAATTCATTCATGCTGACATGTGTTGATCTAATTAGTTAACATCCTTCGAAATGCTGCCGATTTGTCTTTGCTATTTAATATATCCTATGATGGGCACTAAGGCACTATTGATCCACCAAAATTTTCTTAGTTTAGATGGGTGTGATTATCTAAATAAGCTGAGGGTCACGAGATGTATGGTATTAACCTGAATTCTTAGTAG
The window above is part of the Triticum aestivum cultivar Chinese Spring chromosome 2A, IWGSC CS RefSeq v2.1, whole genome shotgun sequence genome. Proteins encoded here:
- the LOC123185440 gene encoding U11/U12 small nuclear ribonucleoprotein 25 kDa protein-like, with the translated sequence MDSAGASKPDEEVAAYQSSEAKQARLQSMVAALLDDPILADLLRKPPLADVDTLINLELGTTMRVTVVNLDNTSFGIIWPSSNPAHIFVQITYREFIPHLNSCSSCRWGD